ATTAGAAGAAGGCATGGTGGTTGATGATCTTCGAGCTTCCCTGGTTCAACAATCAATATGCATGAAAATCACCTCTTTTTTTTTCTTGGCATGTGTGGTTTTGTCAGAAACAAAGATGAGTTATTGTCACCTGAATTCTAGCTTCCCAACTTCGAGCAATTGTGCTACTTCTCACCGAATATGTTTAATCTGAAGCTATTTTTGAGTATCCTTGGGCTTGAATTCACCATTTGCATAGTTGTTTTGCTGCATACATCAAATCAAGAAATCAATTCTCAGTAAAATAAGAACTCAAAATCAGAAACAGCGAATGAAATAATATAATTTAAAATACTCAGTCTTTCCTATTTAATCAGAAACAACATAATTGATATCTTGCATATTTACATTGTTTTATCCATGTATTCATGTGCATTTTCATCATATAGATTAGGATTTAGCCATGTCTAGGTTACATTTTGCATACATATATCTCTATTAGGTATTGGAGTACCACATGGAGTTTCTGGAGACATTTGGGTGCATTTGGAGCTCAAAGGAGGTGTTTAGAGTGATCTTTGGACGAGCACTGCCTGGAGCGACTTCCCGGAGCGACTTCCCGGAGCGACTACATGAAGTCGCTGTGCACCACATCCCGGAGCGACTTTCCCAGAGTGACACACCAAGGTCGCTTGCGTCCTCTCGTCCGGAGACACCAAAATCGAGCATCCTAGAGCGACCTCTCAGAGCGACCTACCAAGGTCGCTCCCAGCCAGAGCGACCAGCCCAGAGCGACTATCTCAAGTCGCTCCAGCCAGAGCGACCAGCCAGAGCGACCAGCTCAAGTCGCTCGCGTTTTGAAGGGGCGAGACACGAAGAAACGCGTCGGGAGCGACCTCCTAGAGCGGCTATGCTAGGTCGCTCCGCGTGTTTTGCTTGGACGATTTTTATGTTATTTCAGAGGCCTTTTGGTCATTTGTTTTGTTGTTTTACATGGCCTAAACCTAAGTTAAGTACTTTCGAAAGCCAGGCGAGGCAAAGAAGCTTTTTTTCAAAAAGAACAACTAGTAAAACTTCTTTTGATTCAGATTTCATTGNNNNNNNNNNNNNNNNNNNNNNNNNNNNNNNNNNNNNNNNNNNNNNNNNNNNNNNNNNNNNNNNNNNNNNNNNNNNNNNNNNNNNNNNNNNNNNNNNNNNNNNNNNNNNNNNNNNNNNNNNNNNNNNNNNNNNNNNNNNNNNNNNNNNNNNNNNNNNNNNNNNNNNNNNNNNNNNNNNNNNNNNNNNNNNNNNNNNNNNNNNNNNNNNNNNNNNNNNNNNNNNNNNNNNNNNNNNNNNNNNNNNNNNNNNNNNNNNNNNNNNNNNNNNNNNNNNNNNNNNNNNNNNNNNNNNNNNNNNNNNNNNNNNNNNNNNNNNNNNNNNNNNNNNNNNNNNNNNNNNNNNNNNNNNNNNNNNNNNNNNNNNNNNNNNNNNNNNNNNNNNNNNNNNNNNNNNNNNNNNNNNNNNNNNNNNNNNNNNNNNNNNNNNNNNNNNNNNNNNNNNNNNNNNNNNNNNNNNNNNNNNNNNNNNNNNNNNNNNNNNNNNNNNNNNNNNNNNNNNNNNNNNNNNNNNNNNNNNNNNNNNNNNNNNNNNNNNNNNNNNNNNNNNNNNNNNNNNNNNNNNNNNNNNNNNNNNNNNNNNNNNNNNNNNNNNNNNNNNNNNNNNNNNNNNNNNNNNNNNNNNNNNNNNNNNNNNNNNNNNNNNNNNNNNNNNNNNNNNNNNNNNNNNNNNNNNNNNNNNNNNNNNNNNNNNNNNNNNNNNNNNNNNNNNNNNNNNNNNNNNNNNNNNNNNNNNNNNNNNNNNNNNNNNNNNNNNNNNNNNNNNNNNNNNNNNNNNNNNNNNNNNNNNNNNNNNNNNNNNNNNNNNNNNNNNNNNNNNNNNNNNNNNNNNNNNNNNNNNNNNNNNNNNNNNNNNNNNNNNNNNNNNNNNNNNNNNNNNNNNNNNNNNNNNNNNNNNNNNNNNNNNNNNNNNNNNNNNNNNNNNNNNNNNNNNNNNNNNNNNNNNNNNNNNNNNNNNNNNNNNNNNNNNNNNNNNNNNNNNNNNNNNNNNNNNNNNNNNNNNNNNNNNNNNNNNNNNNNNNNNNNNNNNNNNNNNNNNNNNNNNNNNNNNNNNNNNNNNNNNNNNNNNNNNNNNNNNNNNNNNNNNNNNNNNNNNNNNNNNNNNNNNNNNNNNNNNNNNNNNNNNNNNNNNNNNNNNNNNNNNNNNNNNNNNNNNNNNNNNNNNNNNNNNNNNNNNNNNNNNNNNNNNNNNNNNNNNNNNNNNNNNNNNNNNNNNNNNNNNNNNNNNNNNNNNNNNNNNNNNNNNNNNNNNNNNNNNNNNNNNNNNNNNNNNNNNNNNNNNNNNNNNNNNNNNNNNNNNNNNNNNNNNNNNNNNNNNNNNNNNNNNNNNNNNNNNNNNNNNNNNNNNNNNNNNNNNNNNNNNNNNNNNNNNNNNNNNNNNNNNNNNNNNNNTCAAGAATTTAGAGAATCAGTTTGCTTCCATGAACACTCACCAGAATCGCCAGCAAGGATCTCTACCTAGAAAATCTGACCAAAACCCCAAGGAGGCCAAAGCTATCACCCTTAGGAGTGATAAGCAGTTACCTCCTACAACCCTCACCAGGGATGCTGAGAAACTAGGTGAGGAGGTGGTCATCAACTTAGATGATGATGTGGTAATTGTTGATGAGAAGACCAATGATGAGATTTTGGAGAAGATTATGGAAGCTAAAGGTAAAAGAAAGGTTGGAGAAGAGAAGAAAACAATACAAGATGGTGAAGCTGCTGTTCCAGCAAGTGAGCCTTCTACTGTTCCTCCTCCCTATGAACCCAAACTTCTATTCCCTGGTAGATTCCAGAAGCAGCTGCTAGAGAAGTACAAGGCTCTGTTTGAGAAGCAAATGAGTGAAGCTCAGGTTGCAATGCCCATCATCGATGCTTTCATGTTGATTCCTCAATACAACAGGTTCCTGAAAGATGTTGTAGCTGCAAAGAAAAAGGAGATGGAAGGCATGATGATTCTTACCCATGAGTGTTGTGCCATCATTCAGAGGCTTGATGTTCCATAGAAGTTAGAGGATCCAGGATGCTTCACACTACCTTGTGCTCTTGGACCTATGGTATTTGAGAAATGTCTATGCGATTTGGGAGCTAGTGTCAGCGTCAGCGTGATGCCTTTGTCTGTTGCAAAGAAGCTTGGATTCACTCAGTACAAGAAGTGTAGACTCTCTCTGGTGTTAGCTGATCGTTCAGTGAAGTACCCTTTGGGCATCTTAGAGGAACTCCCTGTGAAGATTGGAAGGTATGAAATACCTACAGATTTTGTGGTGCTTGAGATGAGTGAGGAGCCTCAAGACCCATTGATTCTAAGAAGGCCATTCTTAGCTACAACAGGAGCTATTATTAATGTGAAGGAAGGCACGATTGATCTCTGTTTGGGTAAAGAGAACATCTTCCACTTCGCAATCAAGGGGAAAATGAGAAAACCAACTGTGTTCGGGCAAGCCTTCTACATTGAAGAGATGGGCACTCCTGCTGATGAGCACCTTGAAGAGTTACCACCTGGGGACGATGAGGAGGGAGCATCTCCCTCTACTCTTTCCCCATAGAAGGTAACCCACTACTTTCCCTTGTATATACCAGTTCATATTTTGCGTTTTAGTTGTCTTTTGGGTATCTCTCTCCCACTCACACAGAGACTGTGTGATTTAAGTGTGGGGGAGGTACCAAGTATTTGATCACGTTTTCTTTGATGATTTTGAGTCTCATGCATTGCATTATACATANNNNNNNNNNNNNNNNNNNNNNNNNNNNNNNNNNNNNNNNNNNNNNNTCTAGAGCATATAGGTTGCATTTACTTGCATTGGGAGCAATGATTTGAAATGCCTTGTAAAGAACATTATTTTGCACCTGAGTAGCTTATGCACCTCTCAAAAAGACTTGTATGCTTCAAGCCTTGAAAACTCTTCCTAAAACTTGTTGATTGCTGAAACTCTGTCTTTGAAGCCAACTACAACCTTATTTGAACTGAACGAACTTAATGCATCTTGCTCATGGTCCCTTGTGTACTGAATCATGGATATAGACACTTGAGTTTTCACATCCTTTATGCCAATCTTTTTGATAACCTCTAGTGGTAGACCTCTCCCCAAAATCCCTTCCTCCTTTTAAGCCTTCATCGATTGATGAGTGAGGCCTTTTTTCGGAAAGTCTTACATGCACATAATGTTGAGAGTATCGGGAACGACAATGCTTGATCTTCATTCTTGCTAGATTAGACACATTATTTTCTAGCCATATGATGGGGGTGAGTGTTGTAAAGTTTGATTTGGGAGTATGAGAAAGTTGAAGGAAAAGAGTGAACTCTTGTGCTTAATTGACTAGTCTTTATGGGATAAGTAGAGAAACTTCTAGCTCAATTTGTGAAAAGTCTTGGTCCCCAAACAAAAAAAGAAAAAAAAAAGAAAGGGGGCTAGCAAAACTAGTATGAGCTAAGAGGTGTTCAAAAAGTGTAAGAAATCCCTTGTAAAAAAAAAAANNNNNNNNNNNNNNNNNNNNNNNNNNNNNNNNNNNNNNNNNNNNNNNNNNNNNNNNNNNNNNNNNNNNNNNNNNNNNNNNNNNNNNNNNNNNNNNNNNNNNNNNNNNNNNNNNNNNNNNNNNNNNNNNNNNNNNNNNNNNNNNNNNNNNNNNNNNNNNNNNNNNNNNNNNNNNNNNNNNNNNNNNNNNNNNNNNNNNNNNNNNNNNNNNNNNNNNNNNNNNNNNNNNNNNNNNNNNNNNNNNNNNNNNNNNNNNNNNNNNNNNNNNNNNNNNNNNNNNNNNNNNNNNNNNNNNNNNNNNNNNNNNNNNNNNNNNNNNNNNNNNNNNNNNNNNNNNNNNNNNNNNNNNNNNNNNNNNNNNNNNNNNNNNNNNNNNNNNNNNNNNNNNNNNNNNNNNNNNNNNNNNNNNNNNNNNNNNNNNNNNNNNNNNNNNNNNNNNNNNNNNNNNNNNNNNNNNNNNNNNNNNNNNNNNNNNNNNNNNNNNNNNNNNNNNNNNNNNNNNNNNNNNNNNNNNNNNNNNNNNNNNNNNNNNNNNNNNNNNNNNNNNNNNNNNNNNNNNNNNNNNNNNNNNNNNNNNNNNNNNNNNNNNNNNNNNNNNNNNNNNNNNNNNNNNNNNNNNNNNNNNNNNNNNNNNNNNNNNNNNNNNNNNNNNNNNNNNNNNNNNNNNNNNNNNNNNNNNNNNNNNNNNNNNNNNNNNNNNNNNNNNNNNNNNNNNNNNNNNNNNNNNNNNNNNNNNNNNNNNNNNNNNNNNNNNNNNNNNNNNNNNNNNNNNNNNNNNNNNNNNNNNNNNNNNNNNNNNNNNNNNNNNNNNNNNNNNNNNNNNNNNNNNNNNNNNNNNNNNNNNNNNNNNNNNNNNNNNNNNNNNNNNNNNNNNNNNNNNNNNNNNNNNNNNNNNNNNNNNNNNNNNNNNNNNNNNNNNNNNNNNNNNNNNNNNNNNNNNNNNNNNNNNNNNNNNNNNNNNNNNNNNNNNNNNNNNNNNNNNNNNNNNNNNNNNNNNNNNNNNNNNNNNNNNNNNNNNNNNNNNNNNNNNNNNNNNNNNNNNNNNNNNNNNNNNNNNNNNNNNNNNNNNNNNNNNNNNNNNNNNNNNNNNNNNNNNNNNNNNNNNNNNNNNNNNNNNNNNNNNNNNNNNNNNNNNNNNNNNNNNNNNNNNNNNNNNNNNNNNNNNNNNNNNNNNNNNNNNNNNNNNNNNNNNNNNNNNNNNNNNNNNNNNNNNNNNNNNNNNNNNNNNNNNNNNNNNNNNNNNNNNNNNNNNNNNNNNNNNNNNNNNNNNNNNNNNNNNNNNNNNNNNNNNNNNNNNNNNNNNNNNNNNNNNNNNNNNNNNNNNNNNNNNNNNNNNNNNNNNNNNNNNNNNNNNNNNNNNNNNNNNNNNNNNNNNNNNNNNNNNNNNNNNNNNNNNNNNNNNNNNN
This sequence is a window from Brassica oleracea var. oleracea cultivar TO1000 chromosome C1, BOL, whole genome shotgun sequence. Protein-coding genes within it:
- the LOC106334603 gene encoding uncharacterized protein LOC106334603 translates to MNTHQNRQQGSLPRKSDQNPKEAKAITLRSDKQLPPTTLTRDAEKLGEEVVINLDDDVVIVDEKTNDEILEKIMEAKGKRKVGEEKKTIQDGEAAVPASEPSTVPPPYEPKLLFPGRFQKQLLEKYKALFEKQMSEAQVAMPIIDAFMLIPQYNRFLKDVVAAKKKEMEGMMILTHECCAIIQRLDVP